In one Brassica oleracea var. oleracea cultivar TO1000 chromosome C9, BOL, whole genome shotgun sequence genomic region, the following are encoded:
- the LOC106315073 gene encoding probable LRR receptor-like serine/threonine-protein kinase At5g59680 encodes MEWIPIKPDDQYCYYAHFAEIQDLQANETREFNVLWNGVQQSGPFIPRMRIIDTISSMSPQICSGGKCIFQLIRTNRSTLPPLLNALEVYTVVQFPTSETDESDVGAIKNIAATYALNRISWQGDPCVPQQFRWDGLNCNNTDMSMPPRITTL; translated from the exons ATGGAATGGATTCCCATAAAACCTGATGATCAATACTGCTATTACGCACACTTTGCTGAGATCCAAGACTTGCAGGCCAATGAAACTAGGGAATTCAACGTGCTATGGAATGGAGTACAGCAGTCTGGCCCATTTATTCCAAGAATGCGAATCATAGATACTATCTCTAGCATGTCACCGCAAATTTGCAGTGGCGGGAAATGCATTTTCCAGTTGATAAGAACCAATAGATCAACTCTTCCACCTCTACTTAATGCTTTGGAAGTCTACACAGTTGTTCAGTTTCCAACGTCTGAAACAGATGAAAGCGATG TGGGTGCTATTAAAAACATAGCAGCCACCTATGCATTGAATCGAATCAGCTGGCAAGGTGATCCATGCGTCCCTCAACAGTTTAGGTGGGACGGTTTAAACTGCAACAACACGGATATGTCCATGCCCCCAAGAATCACTACTTTGTAA